One window of the Nicotiana tabacum cultivar K326 chromosome 4, ASM71507v2, whole genome shotgun sequence genome contains the following:
- the LOC107763383 gene encoding O-fucosyltransferase 9-like — MHGLSRLGNGASPPSSPRLRHGRNKNSAAFGVGGGGGISLKLQEKLGFMIVSAVYRRRGVLLFAPLLYISGMLLYMGTLGFFDASAATTEVSPPGSLYRSPQVFDKLWPFMDSHNNGSSNLLTNVWNPKLHQVWKPCTVSQEGFIDQLPKSNGYLIIEANGGLNQQRLSICDAVAVAGLLNATLVIPIFHLNSVWRDSSKFGDIFDEDFFIYALRNHVKVISQLPEDVLLQFDNNISSIVNLRVKAWSSPTYYLQKVLPKLKELGAVRIAPFSNRLAHSVPPNIQGLRCLCNFEALRFSEPIRMLAAKMVDRMVKRSLKTSGRYVSVHLRFEEDMVAFSCCIYDGGEEEKHEMDIARERSWRGKFRRRGRVIRPGANRIDGKCPLTPLEVGMMLRGMGFDNNTSLYVAAGKIYKAEKYMTPLKQIFPRLESKDTLASREELAPFEGHSSRLAALDYTVCLYSEAFVTTQGGNFPHFLVGHRRYLNEGHAKTIKPDKRKLALLFDSPDIRWNEFKRQLQDMLHHSDLKGVELKKSSSSLYTFPMPDCMCKQVDVKSASGNKTRIL, encoded by the coding sequence ATGCACGGCCTAAGCAGGCTAGGGAATGGTGCGTCTCCGCCATCGTCCCCTCGTTTGCGTCATGGGCGGAATAAGAACAGTGCTGCCTTTGGTGTTGGAGGTGGAGGAGGTATTTCACTAAAACTGCAGGAAAAGTTAGGTTTTATGATAGTATCTGCTGTATATAGACGAAGAGGAGTCTTACTTTTTGCTCCTTTATTGTATATATCTGGAATGTTGTTATATATGGGTACTTTAGGCTTTTTTGATGCATCTGCTGCTACAACTGAGGTGTCTCCACCTGGATCACTTTACCGTAGCCCCCAGGTTTTTGATAAGCTCTGGCCATTCATGGATTCCCACAACAATGGATCCTCCAATTTGTTAACAAATGTGTGGAATCCCAAGTTGCATCAAGTTTGGAAGCCTTGTACTGTTTCTCAAGAAGGTTTCATTGATCAACTCCCAAAGTCGAATGGCTACCTCATAATCGAGGCGAATGGTGGACTGAACCAACAAAGGTTATCGATATGTGATGCTGTAGCAGTTGCAGGATTACTGAATGCTACTCTTGTGATTCCAATTTTTCATTTAAACAGTGTTTGGCGAGATTCTAGCAAGTTCGGCGACATATTTGATGAGGATTTCTTCATATATGCACTAAGAAATCATGTGAAAGTGATCAGTCAACTCCCTGAAGATGTACTGCTTCAGTTTGATAATAATATAAGTAGCATTGTTAACTTGAGAGTAAAGGCATGGTCCAGTCCAACCTATTATCTTCAAAAGGTCCTGCCTAAGCTGAAGGAGTTGGGGGCTGTTCGCATTGCGCCTTTTTCAAACAGATTGGCCCACTCGGTTCCTCCAAATATACAAGGGCTGCGATGTTTGTGCAATTTTGAAGCGCTTAGGTTTTCAGAGCCCATACGCATGCTTGCAGCAAAGATGGTTGATCGAATGGTAAAAAGGAGCTTGAAAACGAGTGGGAGGTATGTCTCGGTGCACCTCCGCTTTGAAGAGGACATGGTTGCATTTTCGTGCTGTATATATGATGGTGGGGAAGAAGAAAAACATGAGATGGATATTGCCCGTGAAAGAAGTTGGAGAGGAAAATTCAGGCGAAGGGGAAGAGTTATTAGGCCAGGTGCAAACCGAATAGATGGGAAGTGCCCGTTAACTCCACTTGAGGTAGGCATGATGCTTAGAGGCATGGGGTTTGACAATAACACCTCACTTTATGTTGCCGCGGGGAAAATTTACAAAGCTGAGAAATATATGACCCCACTCAAACAGATATTCCCGCGTCTGGAATCAAAAGATACATTAGCTTCCCGAGAAGAACTCGCTCCATTTGAGGGACACTCATCTAGGTTGGCAGCACTTGATTATACAGTTTGTCTTTATAGTGAAGCCTTTGTCACAACTCAGGGTGGCAACTTTCCCCACTTCTTAGTGGGTCACAGAAGATATCTGAATGAAGGACATGCAAAGACAATCAAACCAGATAAAAGGAAATTGGCTCTTTTGTTTGACAGCCCGGATATTAGATGGAACGAATTCAAACGCCAATTGCAAGACATGCTTCATCATAGTGATTTAAAGGGGGTCGAGTTAAAGAAAAGTAGTAGTTCCCTCTACACATTCCCAATGCCAGATTGCATGTGTAAGCAAGTAGATGTTAAGAGTGCAAGTGGTAACAAGACAAGGATACTATGA